One region of Polypterus senegalus isolate Bchr_013 chromosome 11, ASM1683550v1, whole genome shotgun sequence genomic DNA includes:
- the abhd16a gene encoding phosphatidylserine lipase ABHD16A: protein MSVPQLVLWFRCVFGPKLLRIHRQPEQNPAERNVTTHAAGGVRERQGLPYQPRSLERHTESILSWASFLWSVSYYTSPFVAFYLYRKGYFCMSKLVPVGQYAATLIIILFGVACLRGIGRWTNPEYVQFITILEETKKSQTPENKKRLACYNFDFHHWPVDFSWEKVSSRKTKTNGVSLLKPEPKYRGSADSMLSSVGKLPCQIVSYLIAHSFGRRMLYPGSFYPLQKAMMPMLIQGQIRLVEEFGGQRAKLLACDGNEIDTIFVDRRKTQGERGKKIVICCEGNAGFYEIGCMNTPLEAGYSVLGWNHPGFAGSTGVPFPQNEANAMDVVMQYALNELGFQLDDIIIYAWSIGGFTATWAAMSYPEVSALVLDASFDDLLPLALKVMPESWRSLVTRTVRQYLNLNNAEQLCKFQGPVLLIRRTKDEIITTTGPEDITSNRGNDLLLRLLQFRYPNVVTGEGVQAVREWLSASNSVEEASLYSAYEVDDEWCTSVLQSYQADQSKPFPWCVGEDMKEGRRQLALFLARKYMKNFDATHCTPLPPYEFQLPWTL from the exons CAAGGTCTGCCGTACCAGCCCAGGTCTCTTGAAAGACATACAGAGAGCATCCTCAGCTGG GCCTCATTTCTGTGGTCTGTTTCCTACTACACTTCACCATTTGTTGCATTTTACCTCTACAGAAAAG GTTATTTCTGCATGTCTAAATTGGTCCCAGTTGGCCAGTATGCTGCAACACTTATCATAATTCTGTTTGGAGTAGCTTGCCTAAGGG gaATTGGACGTTGGACCAATCCAgagtatgttcaattcattacaaTCTTGGAAGAAACTAAAAAGAGTCAAACCCCAGAAAACAAG AAAAGGCTGGCTTGTTACAACTTTGACTTTCATCACTGGCCAGTAGATTTTAGCTGGGAAAAAGTCAGTAGCAG GAAGACAAAAACAAATGGTGTTTCTTTATTGAAGCCAGAACCAAAGTACAGAGGATCAGCTGACAGTATGCTAAGCTCAGTGGGCAAATTACCTTGCCAGATTGTCAG TTACCTCATAGCTCATTCTTTTGGACGTAGAATGCTCTATCCTGGATCTTTCTATCCACTTCAGAAGGCAATGATGCCAATGTTAATTCAGGGACAGATTCGTCTTGTTGAGGAG TTTGGAGGTCAGAGAGCAAAACTGCTAGCATGTGATGGAAATGAAATTGATACCATCTTTGTGGATAGAAGAAAAACCCAAggggaaagaggaaaaaaaata GTCATTTGCTGTGAAGGAAATGCTGGATTCTATGAGATTGGTTGTATGAACACACCTCTAGAAG CTGGCTACTCAGTTTTGGGCTGGAATCACCCTGGTTTTGCAGGCAGCACG gGTGTGCCATTTCCCCAGAATGAAGCAAATGCTATGGATGTGGTTATGCAGTATGCTCTTAACGAACTTGGATTTCAACTTGATGATATTATCATCTATGCTTGGTCAATAGGTGGTTTCACAG CAACTTGGGCAGCCATGTCTTACCCAGAAGTCAGTGCACTAGTCCTGGATGCCTCCTTTGATGACCTCTTACCCCTTGCCCTCAAAGTCATGCCTGAAAGCTGGA GATCTCTTGTAACTAGAACTGTGCGTCAGTACCTCAACCTCAACAATGCAGAACAGCTGTGCAA GTTTCAGGGGCCAGTTCTTCTTATTCGGAGGACCAAGGATGAAATTATTACTACTAC agGGCCTGAAGACATCACGTCCAACAGGGGAAATGATTTACTCCTTCGTCTTCTTCAGTTCAG gTATCCAAATGTGGTGACTGGTGAGGGTGTACAAGCAGTGAGGGAGTGGCTGAGTGCCAGCAATAGTGTTGAAGAAG CTTCATTATATAGCGCATATGAAGTAGATGATGAATGGTGTACCTCCGTCCTACAGTCTTATCAGGCTGATCAGTCTAAACCATTCCCGTGGTGTGTTG GAGAAGAcatgaaagaaggaagaagacAGCTGGCATTATTTCTA GCTCGGAAGTACATGAAAAATTTTGATGCAACACACTGCACACCCCTACCACCTTATGAATTTCAGTTACCCTGGACGTTATAA